In Sphaeramia orbicularis chromosome 15, fSphaOr1.1, whole genome shotgun sequence, a single genomic region encodes these proteins:
- the LOC115434249 gene encoding SLC35A4 upstream open reading frame protein-like encodes MANDKNPLNQLKDLVDLKDQLEDIQRRMEDEIQAGVPPGGSLLASPFLKGFLAGYIVARLRSSALMGVAVGTCTGIYAAQNYRVPNIETTIKDYMSSLRGGRK; translated from the exons ATGGCAAATGACAAG AATCCCCTCAATCAGCTTAAAGATCTGGTGGATCTGAAAGACCAGCTGGAGGACATCCAGAGACGCATGGAGGACGAGATACAAGCCGGGGTTCCTCCA GGGGGCAGTCTGCTGGCCTCTCCTTTCCTGAAAGGGTTTCTGGCAGGGTACATTGTTGCTCGGCTACGCTCTTCAGCCTTGATGGGTGTTGCAGTAGGAACATGTACAGGAATCTATGCTGCACAGAATTACAGAGTTCCCAACATTGAAACTACCATCAAAGACTACATGAGCAGCCTGAGAGGAGGACGCAAATAA